In Acropora palmata chromosome 7, jaAcrPala1.3, whole genome shotgun sequence, one genomic interval encodes:
- the LOC141887232 gene encoding uncharacterized protein LOC141887232 has product MALPFQCVHVNVRVHIFILVHVIKPLFLFKFRNLSISYNDLCYYHFSVSTSSSASTSSSLSTSSSISTSSSKSSSSSQSTSSSYSSSISTTISTSFSSSIRTSSITPSSVASSSYVTSSSICPQCIYKNRFNKTEGHYVGEEWTDGPCKTVKCESVFNDCLNKHVGQILVTIEKCSPCEEGYYRPRSDKECCPACVPSVSKEQPDKREACLLKMHKTNHYITLEPSENVTCKSVEPVDITSCQGNCKSSAIATYGSSRYTPECKCCKPFITEERKINLTCSDNLPRETTFSVITECRCNTFSCVAGPSHADEIAVNKDSKQVLTSEKRKRRRRALSRLFALSP; this is encoded by the exons ATGGCTTTGCCATTTCAGTGTGTCCACGTCAACGTCCGTGTCCACATCTTCATCCTTGTCCACGTCATCAAGCCTCTCTTCCTCTTCAAG TTCAGGAATCTTTCAATCTCCTACAACGATCTTTGCTATTACCATTTCAGTGTGTCTACTTCTAGTTCGGCGTCaacatcatcctcactttcaacgtCATCCAGCATTTCAACCTCGTCAAG TAAATCTTCGTCGAGTTCTCAATCAACATCTTCAAGTTATTCAAGTAGTATTTCGACAACCATTTCAACAAG CTTCAGCAGCTCCATTAGAACATCATCTATTACACCAAGTTCAGTAGCATCATCATCATACGTAACCAGCT CGTCAATTTGTCCACAATGTATCTACAAAAATAGATTCAACAAAACAGAAGGACATTAC GTTGGAGAGGAATGGACTGATGGCCCTTGTAAAACAGTCAAATGCGAAAGTGTCTTTAATGACTGTCTTAACAAACACGTTGGACAGATCCTCGTGACAATTGAGAAATGCAGTCCTTGCGAGGAA GGATATTATCGACCGCGAAGTGACAAAGAATGCTGCCCTGCATGTG TTCCATCAGTGTCAAAAGAACAACCCGATAAAAGAGAGGCTTGCCTGCTCAAGATGCACAAGACCAATCACTATATCACTTTGGAACCTTCAGAGAACGTGACTTGTAAATCAGTCGAGCCAGTTGATATTACATCATGTCAGGGCAATTGCAAGTCTTCTGCTATCGCTACCTATGGATCGAGCCGCTACACTCCCGAATGTAAATGCTGTAAGCCGTTTATAACGGAGGAACGCAAGATAAACCTTACTTGCTCAGACAACCTGCCCAGGGAAACTACCTTTAGTGTCATCACGGAATGCAGGTGCAACACGTTTAGCTGCGTGGCCGGCCCATCACATGCAGACGAAATAGCTGTGAATAAAGATTCAAAACAAGTACTCACATCAGAAAAGAGGAAACGCCGTCGTCGAGCACTTTCTCGGCTGTTCGCGCTTTCACCCTAA